Proteins from a genomic interval of Luteolibacter sp. Y139:
- the ffh gene encoding signal recognition particle protein, with protein MFSNLADSLDKTFRNLRGVGKISESNITDALRDVRLALLEADVEFGIAKEFIAHVKEKAMGADVLKSIKPGEQIVKIFHDELAELLGGDQVGLNLEAPGRLMLCGLNGAGKTTTAGKLALRLKREGRKPLLVAIDLYRPAAIDQLATLAKQVDVPVYTPDASESDVVKVAREALAWAETQRHDVIIFDTAGRQEIDERLIEELKRLHVFLQPQETLLVADAATGQQAVSVAKHFDDAVGITGIILTKLDGDARGGAALSMRSITGKPIKYAGEGEKLDQLFEFHPNRMADRILGMGDIVGMVEQVASKIDEKDAMKSIERLAEGKFDFNDFLDQMKMLQKLGDMKGLLGLMPGFNKIKKQIPDAAFDPKRLKRTEAIVLSMTPDERRRPEIIKASRRDRIAKGSGTKLVEVNQLLKQFGEMRKMMRSPNKMNKMMRQMGGGLGGKGGMPGLPPGFGNPAGGGFEDLMKNFKGKFPF; from the coding sequence ATGTTTTCCAATCTCGCCGACTCTCTCGACAAGACCTTCCGTAACCTCCGCGGGGTCGGGAAAATCTCGGAGTCGAATATTACCGACGCGCTCCGTGACGTCCGTCTCGCCCTGCTGGAGGCAGATGTGGAGTTCGGCATTGCGAAGGAATTCATCGCCCATGTGAAGGAGAAGGCGATGGGGGCGGACGTGCTCAAGTCGATCAAGCCGGGCGAGCAGATCGTTAAAATTTTCCACGATGAACTGGCCGAGTTGCTGGGCGGCGATCAAGTCGGCCTCAATCTTGAAGCTCCCGGCCGATTGATGCTCTGCGGTCTCAACGGCGCGGGCAAGACCACCACTGCCGGCAAGCTTGCGCTGCGCCTGAAGAGGGAAGGTCGCAAGCCGTTGCTGGTGGCGATCGACCTCTATCGTCCGGCGGCCATCGATCAGCTGGCGACGCTCGCCAAGCAAGTGGACGTGCCGGTTTACACGCCGGATGCCAGCGAGAGCGATGTCGTCAAGGTTGCCCGGGAGGCGCTCGCTTGGGCGGAGACGCAGCGGCACGATGTGATCATTTTCGACACCGCGGGCCGCCAGGAAATCGACGAGCGACTGATCGAGGAACTCAAGCGACTCCACGTTTTCCTCCAGCCGCAGGAGACGCTGCTGGTGGCGGATGCTGCGACGGGCCAGCAGGCGGTGTCGGTGGCAAAGCACTTCGATGATGCGGTGGGAATCACCGGCATTATTTTGACCAAGCTCGATGGCGATGCGCGTGGTGGTGCTGCGCTTTCGATGCGCTCGATCACCGGCAAGCCGATCAAGTATGCGGGTGAAGGCGAGAAGCTGGATCAGCTGTTCGAGTTCCACCCGAACCGCATGGCCGACCGGATTCTCGGCATGGGCGACATCGTCGGGATGGTGGAGCAGGTCGCGTCGAAGATCGATGAGAAGGATGCGATGAAGTCGATCGAGCGGCTTGCCGAGGGCAAGTTCGACTTCAACGACTTCCTGGACCAGATGAAGATGCTTCAGAAGCTGGGTGACATGAAGGGATTGCTCGGCCTGATGCCCGGGTTCAACAAGATCAAGAAGCAGATCCCGGATGCGGCCTTCGATCCCAAGCGGCTGAAGCGCACGGAGGCAATCGTGCTTTCGATGACGCCCGACGAGCGTCGCCGTCCTGAGATCATCAAGGCGTCGCGTCGCGACCGCATCGCCAAGGGTTCCGGCACCAAGCTGGTGGAGGTGAACCAACTTCTCAAGCAGTTCGGCGAGATGCGCAAGATGATGCGCTCTCCGAACAAGATGAACAAGATGATGCGCCAGATGGGCGGGGGACTTGGAGGCAAGGGCGGGATGCCTGGCTTGCCGCCGGGATTTGGTAACCCGGCTGGGGGTGGTTTCGAGGACCTCATGAAGAACTTCAAGGGGAAGTTCCCGTTTTAA
- a CDS encoding DUF5615 family PIN-like protein, whose translation MRLLFDQNLSHRLVSALADLFPGSQHVRLLGMAEAEDLSIWDYAKSHGFIIVTYDSDYADWNKLRGAPPKIVWLRCGNTSTAQLEAKLRQAADRIQLLGDSDLKIEVLEIL comes from the coding sequence ATGAGGTTGCTCTTCGATCAGAACCTCAGTCACCGACTGGTTTCCGCGTTGGCGGACTTGTTTCCCGGCTCGCAGCATGTCCGCTTGCTTGGAATGGCGGAGGCGGAGGATCTTTCGATTTGGGATTATGCAAAATCCCATGGATTCATCATCGTCACCTACGATTCTGACTACGCCGATTGGAACAAACTTCGCGGTGCTCCGCCCAAGATCGTGTGGCTGCGTTGCGGGAACACCTCCACGGCGCAGCTTGAAGCAAAGCTTCGTCAGGCCGCCGACCGGATCCAGTTGCTAGGTGATTCCGATCTCAAAATAGAAGTGCTGGAAATCCTCTAG
- a CDS encoding DUF433 domain-containing protein produces MSDFRQRITIEAGKRGGKPCIRGLRITVYDILGWLASGMSNADILEDFPDLTTEDIQASLAFAADRDHHLVAASS; encoded by the coding sequence ATGAGCGATTTCCGCCAAAGAATCACGATCGAGGCCGGCAAACGCGGCGGCAAGCCCTGCATCCGGGGCCTGCGCATTACGGTCTATGATATTCTCGGATGGCTGGCCTCGGGCATGTCCAACGCTGATATCCTAGAGGATTTTCCCGATCTAACCACTGAAGATATCCAGGCCAGTCTCGCCTTCGCTGCGGATCGTGACCATCACCTTGTGGCGGCCTCGTCATGA
- a CDS encoding polysaccharide deacetylase family protein, with product MTIKFAPLLFALFLPLSLSAQQVAPTAPATPPAAPATPSAPEPAPTPAPVPAPPTVPDDGVRVSVLGYHDFSETAPETEMIIRTSKFRKQMEAIKNAGLPVIPMADFQAWKRGEKEIADKSIVITIDDGWKASYTDAYPILKEFGFPFTVFLYKNYVDGGGKALTSDMIKEMQKHGATIGSHSVSHSYPGPHRRKGAEAYVKFLRTEFGDSKTFLEEKFGGRVTTFAYPGGIHTAEMDPLSKEFGYESLFTVLPGKIRRSNDDRLLPRYIVLGTHDRVFELATAFNEVAGATAGRNQELAPQSTPFPVKPEAGALVDSRLPLLSADLSNVPDLDPKTLSMKVGGFGEVPAVFDEQSKSYSWQVNRRLRSPVCQVAVSWLDSKGKPPEVPLRWSFRVDAEAAYLPATPE from the coding sequence ATGACGATCAAGTTCGCGCCCCTCCTGTTCGCCCTGTTTTTGCCGCTGTCGCTTTCCGCGCAGCAGGTGGCTCCGACCGCCCCGGCAACTCCTCCGGCTGCCCCAGCCACGCCTTCAGCCCCAGAGCCGGCTCCGACCCCGGCACCTGTTCCAGCGCCACCGACCGTGCCGGATGACGGGGTTCGCGTGTCCGTGCTGGGCTATCACGACTTTTCCGAGACTGCCCCGGAAACGGAGATGATCATCCGGACCTCGAAGTTCCGGAAGCAAATGGAGGCGATCAAGAACGCCGGCCTGCCCGTGATCCCCATGGCCGATTTCCAAGCGTGGAAGCGCGGGGAGAAGGAGATCGCGGACAAGAGCATCGTCATCACGATTGATGACGGCTGGAAGGCTTCCTACACGGACGCTTATCCGATCCTCAAGGAGTTCGGGTTTCCCTTCACGGTGTTCCTCTACAAGAACTACGTCGACGGCGGCGGCAAGGCGCTGACTTCGGACATGATCAAGGAGATGCAGAAGCACGGGGCGACCATCGGCAGCCACTCGGTCAGCCACTCGTATCCCGGGCCGCACCGCCGCAAGGGGGCGGAGGCGTATGTGAAGTTCCTCCGCACTGAATTCGGCGATTCGAAGACCTTCCTGGAGGAGAAATTCGGTGGCCGGGTCACGACCTTCGCCTATCCCGGTGGCATCCACACCGCGGAGATGGATCCGCTGTCGAAGGAGTTCGGCTACGAGAGCCTTTTCACTGTGCTGCCGGGGAAGATCCGGCGCTCGAATGACGATCGCCTGTTGCCGCGCTACATCGTCCTAGGTACCCACGACCGGGTCTTCGAACTGGCCACCGCGTTCAACGAGGTCGCCGGCGCGACTGCGGGACGCAACCAGGAACTCGCACCGCAGAGCACGCCATTCCCCGTGAAGCCGGAGGCGGGGGCGCTGGTGGATTCGCGGCTGCCGCTGCTTTCCGCGGATCTTTCCAATGTGCCGGACCTGGATCCGAAGACCCTCTCGATGAAAGTCGGTGGTTTCGGCGAAGTGCCTGCCGTTTTCGACGAGCAATCGAAGTCCTACTCGTGGCAGGTCAACCGCCGCCTGCGTTCGCCGGTGTGCCAGGTGGCCGTCTCGTGGCTGGACAGCAAGGGGAAGCCCCCCGAAGTTCCGCTGCGCTGGTCCTTCCGGGTGGATGCGGAGGCTGCGTATTTGCCGGCGACGCCGGAGTGA
- the purD gene encoding phosphoribosylamine--glycine ligase encodes MKIVVVGKGGREHALVRALVESPGRPEVFCFPGSDAIFQLAQPVPADGLESLVNWMAANDIGLCVAGEESYLVKGEGLANLCEKAGIPCWGPHLQSAQLEASKEFAKQFLERHNIPTAKAIACATLEETVAAIGGKFPTVLKFDGLAAGKGVAVCMVEPEATAFLDEVFVQNRFGPGRVLVEDFLTGPEVSIFAAIVDDHYLIFTPARDYKRLGEADAGPNTGGMGAVASRRLIPAELLSEIERGIVATTVAGLRKDNLPYRGFLYFGLMLTPDGPKVIEYNCRFGDPECQAVMPLVKGDLANFCLAGAKGELEPGLISFDEGWSVCVVLASAGYPETSRNGDVISGLDAVETARIYHAGTKRNGRGEWETNGGRILALVARGETRAEAVTNAHAATDLVSFAGMQRRRDIGIRNFED; translated from the coding sequence ATGAAGATTGTCGTCGTGGGAAAAGGTGGGCGCGAGCACGCGCTGGTGCGGGCCCTGGTGGAATCGCCGGGACGGCCCGAGGTGTTCTGTTTCCCCGGCAGCGACGCGATTTTCCAGCTCGCCCAGCCGGTCCCGGCCGATGGCCTCGAGTCACTCGTCAACTGGATGGCCGCCAACGACATCGGCCTCTGCGTCGCCGGCGAGGAAAGCTACCTCGTGAAAGGCGAAGGCCTCGCCAATCTCTGCGAAAAGGCCGGCATCCCCTGCTGGGGGCCACATCTCCAATCCGCCCAACTCGAAGCCAGCAAGGAATTCGCCAAGCAGTTCCTGGAGCGCCACAATATCCCCACCGCCAAGGCCATCGCCTGCGCCACGCTGGAGGAGACCGTCGCCGCCATCGGCGGAAAATTCCCCACCGTCCTCAAGTTCGACGGCCTCGCCGCCGGCAAGGGCGTCGCGGTCTGCATGGTCGAGCCCGAAGCCACCGCCTTCCTCGACGAGGTCTTCGTTCAAAACCGCTTCGGCCCCGGTCGCGTGCTGGTGGAGGATTTCCTCACCGGCCCCGAGGTCTCGATCTTCGCGGCCATCGTCGATGACCACTACCTGATCTTCACCCCCGCCCGCGACTACAAGCGCCTCGGCGAAGCCGACGCCGGCCCGAACACCGGCGGCATGGGCGCCGTCGCCAGCCGCCGCCTGATCCCGGCGGAACTCCTTTCGGAAATCGAGCGCGGCATCGTCGCAACCACTGTCGCCGGCCTCCGCAAGGACAACCTTCCCTACCGCGGCTTCCTCTACTTCGGCCTGATGCTCACCCCCGATGGCCCGAAGGTCATCGAATACAACTGCCGCTTCGGCGACCCCGAGTGCCAGGCGGTCATGCCGTTGGTGAAGGGCGACCTCGCCAACTTCTGCCTCGCCGGAGCCAAGGGCGAATTGGAGCCCGGCCTGATCTCCTTCGACGAAGGCTGGAGCGTCTGCGTCGTCCTCGCCTCCGCCGGCTATCCCGAAACCTCTCGCAACGGCGACGTCATCTCCGGCCTAGACGCCGTCGAGACCGCCCGCATCTACCACGCCGGCACCAAACGCAACGGCCGCGGCGAATGGGAAACCAACGGCGGCCGCATCCTCGCCCTCGTCGCCCGCGGCGAAACCCGCGCCGAAGCCGTCACCAACGCCCACGCCGCCACCGATCTCGTCTCCTTCGCCGGCATGCAACGCCGCCGCGACATCGGCATCCGCAACTTCGAAGATTGA
- the pyrR gene encoding bifunctional pyr operon transcriptional regulator/uracil phosphoribosyltransferase PyrR — protein MNRTLGPDDIEQGIAALANAIRERTAGKPIALVGIRSRGDEVAERVCNRLAEEDRELELGTLDISLYRDDYEHLHENPKLQESDIPFTVDGAHIILVDDVLFTGRTIRAALDALSDYGRPAKVELAVLIDRGHREMPVQPDYTGILLETARHDHVHVSLEATDGEDKIEIVTKQND, from the coding sequence ATGAATCGCACCCTCGGCCCAGACGACATCGAGCAAGGCATTGCCGCCCTTGCCAACGCCATCCGCGAGCGCACCGCGGGCAAGCCGATCGCGCTCGTGGGTATCCGCAGCCGCGGCGACGAGGTGGCCGAGCGCGTCTGCAATCGCCTCGCCGAAGAAGACCGCGAACTGGAACTTGGCACCCTCGATATCTCGCTCTACCGCGACGACTACGAGCACCTCCACGAGAACCCCAAGCTCCAGGAAAGCGACATCCCCTTCACCGTCGATGGCGCGCACATCATCCTCGTCGACGACGTCCTCTTCACCGGCCGCACCATCCGCGCCGCGCTCGACGCCCTCTCCGACTACGGCCGTCCGGCCAAGGTCGAGCTCGCCGTCCTGATCGACCGCGGCCACCGCGAAATGCCGGTCCAGCCGGACTACACCGGCATTTTGTTAGAGACCGCGCGGCACGACCACGTGCATGTTTCCTTGGAAGCCACCGACGGCGAAGACAAGATCGAGATCGTCACCAAGCAAAACGACTAA
- a CDS encoding aspartate carbamoyltransferase catalytic subunit: MARKDLLDISSLSREEIDLLLGQAVPFKELFTRSVKKVPALKGKSVLMLFYEPSTRTHSSFEVAAKRLSADVTNFDVPHSSVVKGESVRETIETLQAMRTDYIVVRHGRSSLPAMIAGMTKASVINAGDGAHAHPTQALLDAFTLQEVYPEGLAGKKVLIIGDILHSRVARSTSTILKRLDAKVAYLGPGSLVPKSGPENIERFTDYEEAMKWKPDVVYLLRVQMERQDVQFFPSLREYHRVYGITEERLKRIDSEGLWLMHPGPVNRGVELCDGAMDYSRSLINRQVENGIAVRMAVLYWLKPGGEES, from the coding sequence ATGGCCCGTAAGGACCTCCTCGACATCTCATCGCTCAGCCGGGAAGAAATCGATCTCCTCCTAGGCCAAGCCGTCCCGTTCAAGGAACTCTTCACCCGCTCCGTGAAGAAGGTCCCCGCCCTCAAGGGCAAGTCGGTTCTGATGCTCTTCTACGAGCCGAGCACCCGCACCCACTCCTCCTTCGAAGTCGCCGCCAAGCGACTCTCGGCCGACGTCACCAACTTCGACGTCCCCCACTCCTCCGTCGTCAAAGGCGAGTCCGTCCGCGAGACCATCGAAACCCTCCAGGCCATGCGCACCGACTACATCGTCGTCCGCCACGGCCGCAGCAGCCTCCCCGCCATGATCGCCGGCATGACCAAGGCCAGCGTGATCAATGCCGGCGACGGTGCCCACGCGCATCCCACGCAGGCCCTGTTAGATGCGTTCACGCTTCAGGAAGTCTACCCCGAGGGACTCGCAGGCAAGAAGGTCCTCATCATCGGCGACATCCTCCACAGCCGCGTCGCCCGCTCCACCAGCACCATCCTCAAGCGCCTCGATGCCAAGGTCGCCTACCTCGGCCCCGGCTCGCTGGTGCCGAAGTCCGGCCCGGAGAATATCGAGCGCTTCACCGACTACGAGGAAGCCATGAAGTGGAAGCCAGACGTGGTCTACCTCCTCCGCGTCCAAATGGAGCGCCAGGACGTCCAATTCTTCCCCAGCCTCCGCGAATACCACCGCGTCTACGGCATCACCGAAGAACGCCTCAAGCGCATCGACAGCGAAGGCCTCTGGCTCATGCACCCCGGTCCCGTGAACCGCGGCGTCGAACTCTGCGACGGAGCCATGGACTACAGCCGCAGCCTCATCAACCGCCAGGTTGAGAACGGCATCGCCGTCCGCATGGCCGTCCTCTACTGGCTCAAGCCCGGCGGCGAAGAGAGCTGA